The Silene latifolia isolate original U9 population chromosome Y, ASM4854445v1, whole genome shotgun sequence sequence tcacactggaagtgtaaatgtgtcaTACACATGAAAGTGTCATTGAATGTATAAGGTTTGATGTGATTTAATCATAAGTGTAAATGTTACTtcaaataacattgtcaattctAATAACTTCATGTAACACAATGTTTGGCAATGCAATTAAAAAGAGACATTTTGGTCTTATGACAGTGTAACTCTGACGCTTTGACTGGGTAACTTTGTTACTGAAAGTTACACCAACAGCAGTTGAAAGTTACGCTGCCATGAGACCAATTCCTAATCCCTCATTTCAGTGATAGCACATCAAAATTTAAAGTTACAAATTCAAAATACAAAAGTTACATTTTCACTGCTGTGACGTCTATTCTTCTTCTGATTCCaactcttcctcctcctctccttcatCTTCTTCTTGGTCAGACGACCCCTCGCACAATGGTGTGTGTTCTGAAAAGGGGTTAGGCCAGTTCCACTTATCGTGATTTGTCATTCTCTTGCAATTCTTACACTTGCGCTTGGGTTTTCTTGCCAAGGCCAGTGCTTTTGTTTTGGTTGACATCATTCTTTTACCGCTACCCTTGTTTTTTGAATTCTTAGGTGGGAATATCGTCACCACCTCAGTGGCCGTACAATTCAGAATTTTCTCCATTTGTTGAATTTTATTTAATACCTCCCCTAATGGTGATAGCTTATCCTTAAATCCCCTAATTATAGCGGAGAACCTTTCAACATCTGACACACCTTCGCCTCGAAAGAGCCCTACGGTCTGATGAACCTCTGACCACATTATTGACATTGCAGTTTGTTTTCCATCAATGATTTCCATGTTGTCTGTCCCTTCACCATTACAATTGAATATCCTGAATCGGAGACACTCTTTCGTCCATATTTTTACAACATAATCGTCTGGTATAGTCTTCATCCCATTTGCTGAAAAAATCCATATTATATGGTGGCATAGGATACCGGTTCTTTCAAACATTTTACAACTGCAGCTTGCTTTACGTGTACCTGGGTCATCATTTAAGGCCTATCATGTAAGTGTGAATGATGAAGACAATGGAAGTATAAATGTGTTTGTCTTGAAGAGTTAATGTAgaatgtaagtgtaaatgtcattaaATGTAAATGTCTAACGTAAATGTAAATGTAAATGACAGCAAGTAATTAGTAATCCGTAATTACCTGGACTGTATGCAACTTCAAAATTCTTTCCCTTGGACGAATCTTTGACAATATTTACCTCTAGCTCGTCTCTCTCAGTGAAACCTCCTGTTCTATATGTATCAATTGAGTATATGGCCTCTTTCTTGAAGCTGTGGAATTTTGTATAGGCGTACACCTTTGCACCATGAATCTTTAATGCCAGATGCGTTGATGTCTTCGGGGATTAGTTCTTATCATTGTTGTCAAGCTGCTTTTGTGTATGTCTTTGTTGGTCCATATCGctctcaaaacgcatccaaaagtCAACCAATGTTTCTGATTTATGCTCAAACCTCTTAAAAAAGCTATTTTTGGTCTCTGATCTTTGAGTCGTCCTCATAACAGACATCGTCTTCAAGTCTCTGCAAAGTGCCATCACCCACTGTCCCCTTATACCACACGTGTTCGCAAACCAATCGATCATTGGCACCAAGACCATGCTCTTCAATAATTTCTGCCCAGATAGCATCGAATTCCGTTGTTTCAAGCTCCTCGTCCTATATAATGTCATTAAATTTCCCCATGAATTCTGAATAATCACTCCTAGAGAAACAAAAGTTATTGGGCagtttgttcattatatgccacatacaaaACCGATGCCGCGCTGTCTTGAAAACAAGAGGGACAGATTTTGTAATACCCGGGTCCTGATCTGTAATTATATACTCGCGTTCCCCCCCAATTGCATGTAAAAACCGGCTGAATACCAAACTAAATGACTCATAATCTTCCCTTGCAATTAGAGCTCCACAAAACGTCACTGATCGTTTATGGTGATCTACACAGGTGAATGGTGTGAAAACCGTAGAATACTTATTTGTTGAGTACGTTGGGTCGAATGACACCACATCGCCAAATATCTTGTAGTTCTCTCAGGCAGTACTGTCAGCCCATATAGCCCTACGTAGGCTGCCATCATCGTCAATATCGTAGTCAAAGTAGAAACCTTTTCTTGTTTCAGTCATTTCCTTAAAATGTTCTATGAACAACTGACCATCATGTTCATGAATGAAATATTTAACATCCCTATGGAAGTTCTTACAATCATTTAAGCTTGCTCCAATGTTTTCGAATCCATTCACGTGTTCTTTGCAGATTTTGTAGGTCCTTGTTACTCCTATCTTCATCTGTCAATAAATTAGAGATATAACATATATAACCTGAATGGATTTATTAAATTAGTATTGACAGTGATGATATATTACTAACTCTTGAGTTCAAAACGATTATCATCTTGTGATAATCTGTTATGTTGCGCGACAATTTCTGGAACTCTCTGTCCTTAAGTGAGATAAGCTCGTGATTGTGACCCCTCATGGAATCGGTCAATTAATAGAACACCATTTAGAATATTTTCAGATTTGAAGTGTAAATTTTTTTtaacatttcattttttttaacatttcatttcatttaataaatgtataatgtaagtgtaaatgtcatcagatatgaagtgtaagtgtGATTATTGGGTGTAAGTGTAAGTGTAAGTgtaagtgtaagtgtaaatgtaaatgtaaatgtaaatgttaagagaatggaagtgtaaatgttatcatctggaagtgtaaatgtcaaaggTAAGTGTAAATGTTCCAGGTATGATGTGTAAGTGTGATTATTGGTGAAAGTGTAAGTGTAAGTGTAAGTATAATTGTAAGTGTAAATATAAATGTtaagataatggaagtgtaaatgttgtcatttggaagtgtaaatgtcaaaggTAAGTGTAAATGTCCCAGATATGATGTGTAAGTGTGATTTTCGGCAgaagtggaagtgtaaatgtcattttTTTACATTTCATTTACATCCCAAAGTGGAAATGTAAATGTCAACAGAAATGCAGTGTAAGTGTGATGGTCTAAAAGTGTAAACGAGCAATGTCAGTGTAAATGTCAAcagatgtaaagtgtaaatgtgatggtcTGGCAACTATTATCAATTTTTAAAATACTTCATTAACATCCTAAACTGTAAATGTAAGTGTAAATGATGTCAGGTTTGAATTTTGATTGTGATGACCTTTAACTTGCATAGTCTAATATGTACAATTTCAAAAAAAGTAAACACATTATGAAAAATAATCAGAAGTGAAAATCGGAACAATCAAAATTAAGTTTCATATAAAAACTCAAAACTGAAACAATGAAACCTCATTTTCATATGAAATTGAAGCAATTTCAAAAGTGTAACTGTGAAATTATTTGTACAATCTTAAAATATTATTTGTACGATCATAAAACACATAATCAACATTAaacggaaaatattatttatataatctTCATATGAAAATGGTGAATGAAAACTATAAATTAAATGAACAAAATACCATTAAAATAGTTCATTAACATCCTGATCCGTAAATGTAAATGTTAAGAGAATAAAAGTGCAAATGTGATGgcccaaaagtgtaaatgtcccgtgtaagtgtaaatgttgtcagaattgAAACTTGCATAGTCTAATACGTTGAAAACTGGAACAATCAAAATTCAGTTTCATATAAAAACTCGAAAACTCAAAACTAAAATCTAATCTTCATTTGAAAACTCAACATCAAATTTCAAAAGTGTGACTGTGAGATTATATTCTTTCAAAAGTAATTAAAAAGTAAAATGAAAAAATACATTAAactgaaaatattatttatacaATCTTCATATGAAAACGGTGActgaaaaataataaataaaatgaaaaaataCAATTGATGCCTTCTAGAATCTGCATGTCTGCGATGATTTGCaggttttagagagaattatAGATGAAGTTTGAGCCACGAATAGAGAAAAgcaagtttagagagaagaatagTAGATAGAAGGTGGATTAAGTTTGAGATGGAAGAAGTGTGTCAAGA is a genomic window containing:
- the LOC141632366 gene encoding uncharacterized protein LOC141632366, with product MKIGVTRTYKICKEHVNGFENIGASLNDCKNFHRDVKYFIHEHDGQLFIEHFKEMTETRKGFYFDYDIDDDGSLRRAIWADNHHKRSVTFCGALIAREDYESFSLDEELETTEFDAIWAEIIEEHGLGANDRLVCEHVWYKGTVGDGTLQRLEDDVYAYTKFHSFKKEAIYSIDTYRTGGFTERDELEVNIVKDSSKGKNFEVAYSPANGMKTIPDDYVVKIWTKECLRFRIFNCNGEGTDNMEIIDGKQTAMSIMWSEVHQTVGLFRGEGVSDVERFSAIIRGFKDKLSPLGEVLNKIQQMEKILNCTATEVVTIFPPKNSKNKGSGKRMMSTKTKALALARKPKRKCKNCKRMTNHDKWNWPNPFSEHTPLCEGSSDQEEDEGEEEEELESEEE